The proteins below are encoded in one region of Paraburkholderia phenazinium:
- a CDS encoding porin, with protein MKRITLSTLSLALLGAAGAAHAQSSVTLYGTIDTAVTFIHNANAAGQNQWSVGNASNGDLSGTRWGLKGSEDLGGGLKAIFQLENGFNPSTGGLAQGGREFGRQAFVGLSADQYGTFTLGRQYDPLVDLVQGITADNYFGSTFATAGDVDNYDNSSRTSNAIKYVSPVFSGFQVEGMYALGGVAGQTGSGQTWSAAASYSNGPISVAAGYFVADNETTDGLVRASTATGSGWASTSDGTFDGSLINLGLQSAKSINIARVAAQYVAGPFTFGAGYSNAQYKADGQSAFASTEKFNTGQGFLDYQLTPAMLLGVGYSYTKSSGETGATYHQVSVGADYNLSKRTDVYLVGAWQHASGDTLDAAGTGIVAAQASVGSYGYGGTNTQELVSLGLRHKF; from the coding sequence ATGAAAAGAATAACGCTGTCCACGCTCTCTCTCGCACTGCTGGGCGCTGCTGGTGCGGCCCATGCACAAAGCAGCGTAACCCTTTACGGCACGATCGATACCGCCGTTACTTTCATCCATAACGCCAATGCGGCTGGCCAGAACCAATGGTCGGTCGGCAACGCCAGCAATGGCGACCTGTCGGGCACCCGTTGGGGCCTGAAGGGTTCCGAAGATCTGGGCGGCGGTCTGAAGGCGATTTTCCAGTTGGAAAACGGCTTTAACCCGAGCACGGGCGGCCTCGCACAGGGCGGCCGCGAATTCGGCCGTCAGGCATTCGTCGGTTTGAGCGCAGACCAGTACGGCACGTTCACGCTGGGTCGCCAGTACGATCCGCTCGTCGACCTCGTACAAGGCATCACGGCTGACAACTATTTCGGCAGCACCTTCGCGACTGCGGGTGACGTCGACAACTACGACAACAGCTCGCGTACCAGCAACGCGATCAAGTACGTGTCGCCGGTGTTCTCGGGCTTCCAGGTCGAAGGTATGTATGCGCTGGGTGGCGTGGCCGGACAGACGGGTTCGGGACAGACCTGGTCGGCAGCCGCGTCGTATAGCAACGGGCCGATTTCGGTGGCCGCCGGTTACTTCGTTGCCGACAATGAAACGACCGACGGTCTCGTGCGCGCCTCGACGGCCACCGGCTCGGGCTGGGCCAGCACGTCTGACGGCACCTTTGACGGTTCGCTGATCAACCTCGGCCTGCAGAGCGCCAAGTCGATCAATATCGCGCGCGTTGCGGCCCAGTATGTGGCCGGTCCGTTCACGTTCGGCGCAGGCTACAGCAATGCGCAGTACAAGGCGGACGGACAGTCGGCATTTGCCTCGACGGAGAAGTTCAACACCGGACAAGGCTTCCTCGACTACCAGTTGACCCCGGCGATGCTGCTGGGCGTGGGCTACAGCTACACGAAGTCGAGCGGCGAGACGGGCGCGACGTACCACCAGGTTTCGGTGGGCGCGGACTACAACCTGTCGAAGCGCACCGATGTGTATCTGGTGGGCGCATGGCAGCACGCCAGCGGCGATACGCTTGACGCAGCAGGTACGGGTATCGTGGCTGCGCAGGCTTCCGTGGGCTCGTATGGCTACGGCGGTACCAACACTCAGGAACTGGTCAGCCTCGGTCTGCGCCACAAGTTCTGA
- a CDS encoding LacI family DNA-binding transcriptional regulator — protein sequence MSQFERLTIDDIARLANVSRTTASMVLNGYAERYRISAATVERVLQVAKEHNFTPSKSARALRSRRSNTIGLVIPDLTNSVHSALAQAMEWRCREQYSYQLVVVTSDEDPVRETEGIAHLVSHQVDGLVVVPCTADPERYQKWVKRLPLVFADRRVEQSEIPYVVTDATEIVATLVGDALKQGASEVVYFGGQAELSASCDRLAGYRQALAANGLSEQPDWVHQRDFQRESGRALMQDWFKTHGRYPQALFAGSITLLEGALSFMSEAHKLAQAPGRLMSFDDHPLLDCLPLAIDAIVQDSRQLAEHSLHCVFSMLEGNAHPDSLKVPAHIHYRRSQNAAE from the coding sequence GTGTCCCAGTTCGAGCGTCTGACCATTGACGACATCGCCCGTCTGGCGAACGTGTCCCGCACCACCGCGAGCATGGTGCTGAACGGCTATGCCGAGCGCTATCGCATCTCGGCGGCCACCGTCGAGCGCGTGCTTCAGGTCGCCAAAGAGCACAATTTCACGCCGTCGAAGTCGGCGCGCGCGCTGCGCTCGCGCCGCAGCAACACGATCGGCCTCGTGATTCCCGACCTCACCAACTCCGTGCACTCCGCGCTGGCCCAGGCGATGGAATGGCGATGCCGCGAGCAATACAGCTATCAGCTGGTAGTGGTGACCAGCGACGAAGATCCGGTCCGCGAAACCGAAGGGATTGCGCACCTGGTTTCGCATCAGGTGGACGGGCTCGTGGTCGTGCCGTGCACCGCCGATCCGGAGCGCTACCAGAAGTGGGTAAAGCGCCTGCCGCTCGTGTTCGCCGATCGCCGGGTGGAGCAGAGCGAAATTCCCTATGTGGTCACCGATGCGACCGAAATCGTCGCCACGCTGGTGGGCGACGCGCTGAAGCAGGGCGCGAGCGAAGTGGTGTACTTCGGCGGCCAGGCGGAACTGTCGGCAAGCTGCGACCGGCTCGCCGGGTACCGTCAGGCGCTGGCGGCGAACGGCCTGAGCGAGCAGCCCGACTGGGTTCACCAGCGCGACTTCCAGCGCGAATCCGGCCGCGCGCTGATGCAGGACTGGTTCAAGACGCACGGGCGCTATCCGCAGGCGCTGTTCGCCGGCTCGATTACCCTGCTCGAGGGCGCGCTGTCGTTCATGAGCGAGGCGCACAAGCTGGCGCAGGCGCCGGGCCGGCTGATGTCGTTCGACGATCATCCGCTGCTCGACTGCCTGCCGCTCGCCATCGACGCCATCGTCCAGGACAGCCGGCAACTCGCCGAACACAGCTTGCACTGCGTGTTTTCGATGCTGGAAGGCAATGCACATCCCGATTCGCTAAAGGTCCCCGCGCATATTCATTACCGGCGTTCGCAGAATGCGGCGGAGTGA
- a CDS encoding glycosyltransferase family 2 protein, giving the protein MRTLRPSSTHVVMIPSYNPGEKVYETVRSARENWNPVWVIVDGSTDDSAQRLQAMAEHDEGLRVIVLPHNQGKGAAVLTGLAQASSLGFTHVLTMDSDGQHPAYLIASFMATSQAHPGAMVLGLPKFDSKAPWLRVYWRRLSNACANLETLWSGIGDSLYGFRVYPVEPLREVMSRHVWMRRFDFDPEAAVRLCWEGVRPIRIEAPVRYFRADEGGVSHFNYLRDNLLLSWMHLRLFCGFLLRLPVLVPQRLKQRLDQRLEQRSS; this is encoded by the coding sequence ATGCGCACACTCCGCCCATCGTCGACCCACGTGGTCATGATTCCGAGCTACAACCCTGGCGAAAAGGTCTATGAGACCGTGCGCAGTGCGCGCGAGAACTGGAACCCCGTCTGGGTGATCGTCGACGGCAGCACGGACGACAGTGCCCAACGGTTGCAGGCGATGGCCGAACACGACGAGGGCTTGCGCGTAATCGTGCTGCCGCACAATCAGGGCAAAGGGGCGGCCGTGCTGACCGGACTTGCACAAGCGTCCAGCCTCGGTTTCACGCACGTTCTCACGATGGATTCCGATGGCCAGCACCCCGCCTATCTGATCGCGAGTTTCATGGCCACTTCGCAGGCACACCCCGGCGCCATGGTGCTGGGCTTGCCGAAGTTCGATTCGAAAGCGCCCTGGTTGCGCGTGTATTGGCGGCGTCTGTCCAATGCCTGCGCCAACCTTGAAACCCTGTGGTCAGGCATCGGCGATTCGCTCTACGGTTTTCGCGTGTACCCGGTCGAGCCATTGCGCGAGGTGATGAGCCGCCATGTGTGGATGCGGCGCTTCGACTTCGATCCGGAAGCGGCGGTGCGTCTGTGCTGGGAAGGCGTGCGGCCCATCAGGATCGAAGCGCCGGTGCGCTATTTCCGCGCCGACGAAGGTGGCGTATCGCATTTCAACTACCTGCGCGACAACCTGCTGCTGTCGTGGATGCATCTGCGGCTCTTCTGCGGTTTCCTGTTGCGCTTGCCGGTGCTGGTGCCGCAGCGGCTCAAACAGCGCCTCGACCAGCGTCTCGAGCAGCGCAGCAGTTAG
- a CDS encoding phosphopantetheine-binding protein, giving the protein MNKLEEELAAMIVGELNLEDVQLDTVTADTPLYGEGFGLDSIDILEIALLISKKYGFELRSDNPDNEKIFATLGALAAYVATHRIR; this is encoded by the coding sequence ATGAATAAACTGGAAGAAGAGCTGGCCGCGATGATCGTCGGCGAACTGAATCTCGAAGACGTGCAACTCGACACGGTGACGGCCGACACTCCGCTATACGGCGAAGGGTTCGGACTCGACTCGATCGATATCCTCGAAATCGCGCTGCTGATTTCGAAGAAGTACGGCTTCGAACTGCGTTCGGACAACCCGGACAACGAGAAAATCTTCGCGACGCTCGGCGCGCTCGCTGCGTACGTGGCGACCCATCGCATCCGCTAG
- a CDS encoding AMP-binding protein, with protein MPSFPLLFHSSSEQTIAWRDGTPVSVREFLADVAALGKALPAGGHVFNMCTDRYRFAVGLCAALVAGKISLLPSAHTPEAVRQLASFAPDTFCLHDAADCAVELPRFRFPSAGIAAQSCGSSSKDSSAGLADSATLFPAAAETVVPQIDATRVMAYLFTSGSTGAPVPHGKTWGNLVQCLRTSADRLGLFGMGACTLVGTVPPQHMYGFETTVLLALIGGFAFSNRQPFYPGDVAAELAAVPQPRVLVTSPVHLRALMLSDQAMPPVSLMLSATAPLTQELARTAEARIGAPLLEIYGSTESGQIATRRTAQGAAWDLYPGISLETRRSGDAQDTSGESEGEPRDGDATVWASGGHLEAPLPLGDAIELLDAGRFLLHGRKGDLINIAGKRTSLGYLNHQLNEISGVVDGVFFMPDEPAAALADTADTAGTSGITGAGRDEQVTRLTAFVVAPGLAPADLQRALRERIDAAFMPRPLYFVDALPRNATGKLPRDVLTALVAQQAQQAQSTQQMQGMQQARKAQHVRHAQPAAAASSASPAAGARPATSTIRFTIAPDHPALAGHFPGQPIVPGVVLLDHAISAIGTALNRSLDACRLRSAKFPGPATPGTPLDLSFEITASGAIRFTINAATRVVASGLLAGMEPAAPATPVAPATEAVCS; from the coding sequence ATGCCGAGCTTTCCTTTGTTGTTCCACTCGTCGTCTGAACAGACGATTGCCTGGCGCGACGGCACGCCGGTCTCCGTACGCGAGTTTCTCGCCGACGTGGCGGCCCTCGGGAAGGCACTGCCGGCCGGTGGCCATGTGTTCAACATGTGCACGGACCGCTATCGTTTCGCGGTCGGCCTTTGCGCGGCCCTGGTGGCAGGCAAGATCAGCCTGCTACCTTCCGCGCATACGCCGGAAGCGGTGCGCCAGCTGGCGTCGTTTGCTCCCGATACTTTTTGCCTGCACGATGCCGCCGACTGCGCCGTGGAATTGCCGCGCTTCCGGTTTCCGTCGGCAGGTATTGCTGCGCAGTCCTGTGGGTCTTCCAGCAAGGATTCCTCAGCTGGTTTAGCGGACTCCGCGACCCTCTTCCCCGCTGCTGCAGAAACCGTCGTGCCGCAAATCGACGCGACGCGTGTCATGGCTTATCTGTTCACCTCCGGTTCGACCGGCGCGCCGGTCCCGCATGGCAAAACATGGGGTAACCTGGTGCAGTGCCTGCGCACTTCGGCGGACCGTCTCGGCCTGTTCGGGATGGGTGCCTGCACGCTGGTCGGCACGGTGCCGCCGCAGCACATGTACGGTTTCGAGACCACCGTGCTGCTGGCGTTGATCGGCGGCTTTGCGTTCAGTAACCGCCAGCCGTTCTATCCGGGCGATGTCGCCGCCGAACTCGCTGCCGTCCCGCAGCCGCGGGTGCTGGTCACTTCGCCGGTTCACCTGCGCGCGTTGATGCTGTCCGACCAGGCGATGCCGCCGGTCTCGCTGATGTTGTCCGCGACTGCGCCGCTCACGCAGGAACTGGCGCGCACCGCCGAGGCACGTATCGGCGCACCGTTGCTTGAGATTTATGGCAGCACCGAAAGCGGCCAGATCGCAACGCGCCGTACCGCGCAGGGAGCCGCCTGGGATCTCTATCCGGGCATCAGCCTGGAGACGCGGCGCAGCGGCGATGCTCAAGATACGAGCGGCGAAAGTGAAGGTGAGCCACGAGACGGCGACGCTACGGTCTGGGCGTCCGGTGGTCACCTCGAAGCGCCGTTACCGCTGGGCGACGCAATCGAACTGCTCGATGCCGGCCGTTTTCTGCTGCATGGCCGTAAGGGCGATCTCATCAATATCGCCGGAAAGCGGACCTCGCTGGGTTATCTGAATCATCAGTTAAACGAAATATCTGGCGTGGTCGATGGTGTGTTCTTCATGCCGGACGAACCTGCCGCTGCGCTTGCGGACACCGCCGACACCGCGGGCACTTCGGGCATCACCGGCGCAGGGCGCGACGAGCAGGTGACGCGTCTGACTGCGTTTGTGGTGGCGCCCGGCCTTGCGCCCGCCGATCTCCAGCGTGCGCTGCGCGAACGCATCGACGCCGCATTCATGCCGCGCCCGCTGTACTTCGTGGATGCGCTGCCGCGCAACGCAACGGGCAAGCTGCCGCGTGATGTGCTGACGGCGCTAGTGGCTCAACAGGCTCAACAGGCTCAATCGACGCAACAGATGCAAGGGATGCAACAGGCCCGGAAGGCACAACACGTTCGGCACGCGCAACCGGCAGCCGCTGCGTCGTCCGCAAGCCCGGCCGCCGGCGCGCGCCCCGCCACCTCAACGATTCGCTTCACCATCGCCCCCGACCACCCTGCCCTCGCCGGACACTTTCCCGGCCAGCCGATCGTCCCCGGCGTGGTGTTGCTCGACCACGCCATCAGCGCGATCGGCACCGCGCTGAACCGGTCGCTCGATGCCTGCCGCCTGCGTTCCGCCAAATTTCCAGGTCCGGCTACACCGGGCACACCGCTCGATCTGAGCTTCGAGATCACGGCGAGCGGTGCCATCCGCTTCACCATCAACGCCGCAACCCGCGTCGTGGCGAGCGGCCTGCTGGCTGGCATGGAGCCAGCCGCCCCGGCCACGCCAGTAGCTCCAGCAACCGAGGCGGTGTGCTCATGA
- a CDS encoding LpxL/LpxP family acyltransferase, whose product MKRPAWTQRKERSNIPLMRLMTWLSLRLGRRVSRIVLSPASAYFMLFSPAACKASRAYLTRALGRPATWLDVWRHLIVFGATIHDRIYLLNDRFDLFDLRVHGREVMRDTLAEGHGAFLMGAHLGSFEVMRALGRTQPNLRVAITMYEDNARRTNKILASINPAAKQAVIGLGQVDSMLKVREHLDTGSMIGILADRTILGDARDSMRWVDFLGAPAAFPLGPLHMAAMLKRPVIFMTGLYRGGNRYDIHFETLADFSRVERGKRGAEVQAALTRYAALLEKHCRAAPYNWFNFFDFWHAEPIPDGAAASGPQTVAATRVEVETAPEVAATVQTQPRGEATAEPVARQASRRLATPLVSSADLTAINTTITTTSRNT is encoded by the coding sequence ATGAAACGCCCCGCCTGGACCCAACGCAAGGAGCGCAGCAACATTCCGCTGATGCGCCTCATGACGTGGCTGTCGCTACGCCTCGGCCGGCGCGTAAGCCGTATCGTGCTCTCGCCTGCCAGCGCCTATTTCATGCTGTTTTCCCCGGCCGCATGCAAAGCGTCGCGTGCTTATCTCACGCGCGCCCTCGGACGGCCGGCGACCTGGCTCGACGTCTGGCGGCACCTGATCGTGTTCGGTGCGACCATCCACGACCGCATCTATCTGCTCAACGACCGCTTCGACCTGTTCGACCTGCGCGTGCACGGCAGAGAAGTCATGCGCGACACGCTGGCCGAAGGGCATGGTGCGTTCCTGATGGGTGCGCATCTGGGCAGCTTCGAAGTCATGCGGGCGCTCGGGCGTACCCAGCCGAATCTGCGGGTCGCCATCACGATGTATGAGGACAACGCGCGCCGGACTAACAAGATCCTTGCGTCCATCAACCCGGCGGCGAAGCAGGCCGTGATCGGCCTGGGACAGGTGGATTCGATGCTCAAGGTTCGTGAGCATCTCGACACCGGCAGCATGATCGGCATTCTCGCCGACCGCACCATACTGGGTGACGCCCGCGATTCAATGCGCTGGGTCGATTTTCTCGGCGCGCCCGCTGCGTTTCCGCTCGGGCCGCTGCATATGGCGGCCATGCTCAAACGCCCGGTCATCTTTATGACCGGACTGTATCGCGGCGGCAACCGCTACGATATTCACTTCGAAACGCTGGCGGATTTTTCCAGGGTAGAGCGCGGCAAACGCGGCGCCGAGGTGCAGGCCGCCTTGACGCGCTACGCGGCATTGCTCGAAAAACATTGCCGCGCTGCGCCGTACAACTGGTTCAACTTCTTCGATTTCTGGCACGCCGAGCCGATTCCCGACGGCGCAGCCGCGAGTGGACCGCAGACCGTTGCTGCGACGAGGGTCGAGGTCGAGACCGCGCCCGAAGTGGCGGCCACGGTGCAAACTCAGCCACGCGGTGAAGCCACGGCCGAACCCGTCGCCCGGCAGGCGAGCCGGAGGCTCGCGACACCGTTGGTGTCCAGCGCCGATCTCACCGCGATCAATACGACGATCACCACCACGAGCAGGAATACCTGA
- a CDS encoding outer membrane lipoprotein carrier protein LolA, with amino-acid sequence MTAARPLPRVSLRCRLRTLAALLTLASACCAAGAATAASTDATSWNLDRLMSTLGQKKSGRASFVETKYLSIASEPVTSSGELTFTAPDHLEKRTDNPKPEDLVVDGDKLTIARNGHKYTLALTQYPDLSAFIESIRATLSGNRFALEQVYKVAVTGTGDDWTLTLTPLDSRMLKTISTITLTGTRDVLHTVAIQQADGDHSLMRLQNDAAN; translated from the coding sequence ATGACTGCAGCCCGCCCACTGCCCCGTGTTTCCCTGCGCTGCCGGCTTCGCACGCTCGCCGCGCTGCTGACGCTTGCCAGCGCCTGCTGTGCCGCCGGCGCCGCCACCGCGGCCAGCACCGACGCCACGAGCTGGAACCTCGACCGTCTGATGTCCACCCTGGGACAGAAAAAATCCGGGCGCGCGAGCTTCGTCGAAACGAAGTATCTGTCGATCGCCAGCGAGCCCGTGACATCCTCAGGCGAACTGACGTTCACAGCACCGGACCATCTGGAAAAGCGCACGGACAACCCGAAGCCGGAAGACCTCGTAGTCGACGGCGACAAACTGACGATTGCCCGCAACGGCCACAAGTACACGCTCGCGCTGACGCAGTACCCGGATCTGTCGGCTTTCATCGAAAGCATTCGCGCGACTTTATCGGGCAACCGTTTCGCGCTCGAGCAGGTGTATAAGGTGGCGGTCACGGGAACCGGCGACGACTGGACGCTCACGCTCACCCCGCTCGATTCCCGCATGCTGAAGACGATCAGCACCATTACGCTGACGGGTACACGCGACGTTCTGCATACCGTCGCGATCCAGCAGGCCGACGGCGATCATTCGCTGATGCGCCTGCAAAACGACGCGGCCAACTGA
- a CDS encoding MMPL family transporter produces the protein MREQSVGGTSPGGMGRLLRQRAVLIWLVFLLACAVVISRTTFTADLSAFLPRSPSAGQRVLVDQLRDGLVSRLILVGIEGGDPATRAALSRNMATSLRGDTQFASVNNGEPVSETRDQQFIFQHRYVLSPAVTPQRFSADGLHQALGDSLDLLGSSAGMFTKELLPHDPTGEVAALVNRLDSGAQPRSQEGVWASRDGKRAVMVVQTTGAGSDTDAQARAMATLQQAFDAAKRSVPNPSAFRLVMTGPGVFSVETRDNIKHDVARLSVVSLLLIVALLLVVYRSPLTLLLGLLPVLSGVAAGLAAVSLAFGTVHGITLGFGTTLIGEAVDYSIYLFVQSSRAQAHGALSAAGSASLREDATLRNWIAVYWPTIRLGMLTSVCGFASMLFSGFPGLVQLGAYSIAGLVVAALVTRFVLPHLRGARFAIRDVAPLGARLATLTAAAPRLRWLLVALLVASVATLAFHRQHVWSHELSALSPVSAQSQALDESLRADVGAPDVRYLVVISGASQEAVLEGAEKVSAQLQPLVDKGVLAGYESPALYLPSIAAQRARLASLPSADELTARMREAVANQAISVKPEAFAPFIADVQAARQQPLLQRADLRGTSMALAVDALLTERAGRWSAMLSLRAPDSAQNAGHAAAPDEPSLDAATIGAAVARAQVPDALFVDMKAEADRLYINYVREDIHLSLAGLGAIVVLLLIALRSPQAVVRTLAPLIAAVLVVSAGLALAGEQLTILHLIGMLLIVAVGSNYALFFNKPNRGSTGGLSIAPQTLVSLLIANLATVAGFGLLVLARVPLLKAFGLTVGPGAILALLFSAILAPAITRGDATETAETVEPLEAAARRTGERV, from the coding sequence ATGCGCGAGCAGTCTGTCGGCGGTACATCACCAGGTGGCATGGGGCGGCTGCTGCGACAACGCGCCGTCCTGATATGGCTCGTGTTTTTGCTGGCCTGCGCGGTGGTGATCAGCCGTACGACGTTCACCGCCGACCTGTCCGCTTTCCTGCCGCGCTCGCCGAGCGCCGGCCAGCGCGTGCTGGTCGACCAGTTGCGCGACGGCCTGGTGTCGCGGCTGATTCTGGTGGGCATCGAAGGTGGCGATCCTGCGACCCGCGCGGCGCTCTCGCGCAACATGGCCACCAGCTTGCGCGGCGACACGCAGTTTGCCTCGGTAAACAACGGCGAACCCGTCAGCGAGACGCGCGACCAGCAGTTCATCTTCCAGCATCGCTATGTGCTGAGCCCTGCGGTGACGCCGCAGCGTTTCTCCGCAGACGGCCTGCATCAGGCGCTCGGTGACAGTCTCGATCTGCTCGGCTCATCCGCGGGCATGTTCACCAAGGAGCTGCTGCCGCACGATCCGACCGGCGAAGTTGCCGCGCTCGTCAACCGCCTGGATAGCGGCGCGCAACCGAGGTCGCAGGAAGGCGTGTGGGCCTCGCGCGACGGCAAGCGTGCGGTCATGGTCGTGCAGACCACCGGAGCCGGCTCCGACACCGACGCTCAGGCCCGCGCCATGGCCACGCTGCAACAGGCTTTCGATGCCGCGAAGCGAAGCGTCCCGAATCCGTCCGCGTTCCGCCTGGTAATGACCGGGCCGGGCGTGTTTTCCGTCGAGACGCGCGACAACATCAAGCATGACGTTGCCCGCCTCTCCGTGGTTAGCCTCCTGCTGATCGTAGCGTTGCTGCTGGTGGTGTACCGCTCGCCCCTCACGCTCCTGCTTGGTCTGCTGCCGGTACTGTCGGGCGTGGCGGCAGGGCTCGCCGCAGTCAGCCTCGCGTTCGGCACGGTGCACGGCATTACGCTCGGCTTCGGCACCACGCTGATCGGTGAGGCGGTCGATTATTCGATCTATCTGTTCGTGCAGTCTTCGCGCGCGCAGGCTCATGGTGCCTTGTCTGCTGCTGGTTCTGCATCCTTGCGCGAAGATGCGACGCTGCGCAACTGGATTGCCGTCTACTGGCCAACCATCCGCCTCGGCATGCTGACGTCGGTCTGCGGGTTCGCTTCAATGCTGTTTTCAGGCTTCCCGGGCCTCGTGCAACTGGGCGCGTATTCGATCGCGGGCCTGGTCGTGGCAGCGCTCGTCACCCGTTTCGTCCTGCCGCATCTGCGCGGCGCGCGTTTCGCGATTCGCGACGTCGCCCCGCTCGGCGCAAGACTCGCCACGCTGACCGCCGCCGCACCTCGTCTGCGCTGGCTGCTGGTCGCGTTGCTGGTGGCGTCGGTCGCAACGCTGGCTTTTCATCGCCAGCATGTCTGGAGTCACGAACTGTCCGCGTTGAGCCCGGTGTCGGCACAAAGCCAGGCGCTCGACGAAAGCCTGCGGGCCGATGTAGGCGCGCCCGACGTGCGTTATCTGGTGGTGATCTCGGGTGCGAGCCAGGAAGCGGTGCTGGAAGGCGCCGAGAAGGTGTCCGCGCAATTGCAGCCACTCGTGGACAAGGGCGTGCTGGCGGGCTACGAAAGTCCGGCGCTGTATCTGCCAAGCATTGCTGCTCAGCGCGCGCGTCTCGCCAGCCTGCCGTCCGCGGATGAGTTGACGGCACGGATGCGCGAGGCCGTCGCCAATCAGGCTATCAGCGTCAAGCCGGAGGCGTTCGCACCGTTTATTGCCGATGTCCAGGCGGCCCGTCAGCAGCCGTTGCTGCAGCGCGCGGATCTGCGTGGCACTTCGATGGCGCTCGCCGTCGACGCTCTCCTGACCGAACGCGCAGGCCGCTGGAGCGCGATGCTGTCGCTGCGCGCACCGGATAGCGCGCAGAACGCAGGGCATGCCGCCGCCCCCGACGAACCGAGCCTCGACGCCGCCACGATCGGCGCCGCGGTCGCACGCGCCCAGGTGCCGGACGCGCTCTTCGTCGACATGAAGGCGGAAGCCGATCGTCTCTACATCAACTACGTGCGCGAGGATATTCATCTGTCGCTCGCCGGGCTCGGCGCGATCGTCGTGCTGCTGCTGATCGCGCTGCGCTCGCCGCAGGCAGTGGTCCGCACGCTCGCGCCGCTCATCGCCGCCGTGCTGGTGGTTAGCGCGGGCCTCGCGCTGGCGGGCGAGCAACTGACTATCCTGCATCTGATCGGGATGTTGCTGATCGTCGCCGTGGGCTCGAACTATGCGCTCTTTTTCAACAAGCCCAACCGTGGTTCGACAGGGGGCCTAAGTATTGCCCCGCAAACTCTGGTTTCACTGCTGATTGCCAATCTCGCGACCGTGGCGGGCTTCGGACTGCTGGTGCTCGCCCGTGTGCCCCTGCTCAAGGCGTTCGGTTTGACCGTGGGTCCGGGCGCAATCCTCGCCCTTTTGTTCTCGGCGATTCTCGCACCGGCCATCACGCGGGGTGACGCGACCGAAACAGCAGAAACAGTCGAGCCACTCGAAGCGGCAGCACGCCGTACTGGAGAGCGCGTATGA
- a CDS encoding polysaccharide deacetylase family protein, whose protein sequence is MNSTTPRTSSPSRTSYAAPGVARRWKPSPFVTGSAALHVGAAAAFLAQPALWPWAMGSLVTSHLALVAAGLWPRSTLLGLNWTALPESAGRQIALTIDDGPNPEVTPRILDLLDRYDARATFFCIGDMARRYPHCVEAIVARGHAVENHSQRHRHNFSVTGPRALEREIAAAQQTLTDITGTRPLFFRAPAGLRNPFLEPVLCGLGLHLASWTRRGFDTRTRDAEVVAQRLLRGLAPRDILLVHDGNPARDAHNQPVVLEVLPRVLEAAAAAQLRCTTLRAAIAPGAEDA, encoded by the coding sequence ATGAATTCGACGACACCACGCACGTCATCGCCCTCGCGTACCTCGTATGCAGCGCCTGGCGTCGCACGACGCTGGAAGCCGTCGCCTTTTGTCACCGGCTCGGCCGCGCTGCATGTCGGCGCTGCGGCAGCGTTCCTGGCACAGCCGGCGCTCTGGCCTTGGGCGATGGGGAGTCTCGTCACCTCGCATCTGGCGCTGGTAGCCGCTGGTTTGTGGCCGCGCAGCACGCTGCTGGGTCTGAACTGGACGGCGCTGCCCGAAAGCGCCGGCAGACAGATCGCGCTGACCATCGACGACGGCCCCAATCCCGAGGTCACGCCGCGCATCCTCGACCTGCTCGACCGTTACGACGCCCGCGCGACGTTCTTCTGCATCGGCGATATGGCGCGCCGCTATCCGCACTGCGTCGAAGCGATCGTCGCCCGTGGCCATGCCGTGGAGAATCACAGTCAGCGGCATCGTCATAACTTTTCGGTGACGGGGCCGCGTGCCCTGGAGCGCGAAATCGCGGCGGCGCAACAGACGTTGACGGACATTACCGGGACGCGGCCGCTCTTCTTCCGGGCACCAGCCGGATTGCGCAATCCGTTCCTCGAACCGGTGCTGTGTGGACTTGGACTGCATCTGGCGAGCTGGACCCGGCGCGGCTTCGATACCCGCACGCGCGACGCCGAGGTGGTGGCGCAGCGGCTGCTGCGCGGGCTCGCGCCGCGCGACATCCTGCTCGTGCACGACGGCAATCCGGCCCGCGATGCGCACAATCAACCGGTGGTGCTTGAGGTATTGCCGCGCGTGCTCGAAGCAGCCGCGGCTGCGCAGTTGCGTTGCACAACGCTGCGCGCTGCAATCGCACCGGGAGCTGAAGATGCCTGA